A single region of the Polyangiaceae bacterium genome encodes:
- a CDS encoding cytochrome c3 family protein: MTKSGSAWLLTLAVVGAAALALGAPKKDKDAKATAAAGEEEKAAKPPAPAKAASSKAASSKDSQASRKETKRETATKSSKRKSPHSASITKGLDCSTCHTPASWRLLPGSSSGGGFDHAVTGFPLTGRHRQTACTSCHTGDRKITRECIGCHEDSHRGRLGHACDRCHSSRSFQDVRALEKHRGTRLPLTGMHALVECSECHQRSAQGVWSGAPADCYACHARDYRRTDIHPLHVGAAGQPALPKNCADCHRPTGWTPVFVPANFQFRLSQSALAPSTHELSFPIRVGRHRGLDCGDCHVALAAPRLVRCTGCHAHGAAKLARTHRRVGPVRERCVSCHRGGRIR; this comes from the coding sequence ATGACGAAGTCCGGTTCGGCATGGCTGCTGACCCTTGCCGTCGTCGGTGCCGCGGCGCTGGCGCTGGGCGCTCCCAAGAAGGACAAGGACGCCAAGGCGACCGCGGCGGCCGGCGAGGAGGAAAAGGCTGCCAAGCCGCCCGCGCCTGCGAAGGCCGCATCCTCGAAGGCCGCATCTTCAAAGGACTCGCAGGCGTCCCGGAAGGAGACGAAGCGAGAGACGGCAACCAAGTCGTCGAAACGCAAGAGCCCACACTCCGCTTCCATCACCAAGGGGCTCGACTGCAGCACGTGCCACACGCCGGCGAGCTGGCGTCTCTTGCCTGGCAGCAGCAGCGGAGGTGGCTTCGATCACGCGGTGACCGGCTTCCCGCTGACGGGGCGGCATCGTCAGACGGCGTGCACTTCGTGTCACACTGGCGATCGCAAGATCACGCGCGAATGCATCGGCTGTCACGAGGACAGTCACCGCGGGCGGCTGGGGCATGCGTGTGACCGCTGCCATTCTTCACGATCCTTTCAGGACGTGCGTGCCCTCGAGAAGCATCGAGGCACGCGCTTGCCCCTGACCGGCATGCACGCACTCGTCGAGTGCAGCGAATGTCACCAGCGAAGCGCTCAGGGCGTTTGGTCCGGCGCGCCCGCGGATTGCTACGCCTGTCACGCTCGAGACTACCGTCGGACCGATATTCATCCCTTGCACGTAGGGGCAGCTGGACAACCGGCGCTGCCGAAGAACTGTGCCGACTGTCATCGCCCCACGGGCTGGACGCCCGTGTTCGTGCCCGCAAACTTCCAGTTCCGGCTCTCTCAGAGTGCGCTGGCTCCGAGCACGCACGAGCTGTCCTTCCCGATCCGTGTCGGACGGCACCGAGGCCTCGACTGCGGCGATTGCCATGTGGCGCTCGCGGCGCCACGCCTGGTGCGCTGCACCGGCTGTCATGCCCACGGCGCGGCGAAGCTGGCTCGCACTCACCGGCGCGTCGGACCTGTGCGCGAGCGTTGCGTGAGCTGCCATCGTGGAGGGCGGATTCGATGA
- a CDS encoding MYXO-CTERM sorting domain-containing protein yields MMRATSLLLGAAALAAALGASCTARAITRTEALVRARAFAYHPWRMGPANATASCNAAYKSVYAPGDYLGLPYDWGGYMSLFTFDQQIASGYGAGSYPADGILDCTAGLDCSGFVSQCWQAGHYTTSSVDQISSVIAQNAMLAGDIYNDAGNHMAMHSHLLGSGEPALYESVFYNVHYSLPGWSWLNGFVPRRYTNISGSSAAQPDGTTDKPIVIGSLPFVDSRNTAQSLSDVLDGCAASPSTKETGPEYIYQVAITQPGKLTVSVQDDVGVDIDVHLYTSMNTNDCVARDDTTLTTQVDCGTYYVVADTFASASGSYAGQYSLSVTFQPTGGSCGSGPPKYAFKGGLGSPCAYPGNQSLPFCNPNLGADSCLYTQTSSFCSAPCATDADCSALSGGCCRSIGNGEKFCVPAAQCGGGPTDAGVTPKPDSGDPVDAGPGSAGFAGAGAGPGTAGSGAFGASSGTGAGTGFGGFGALSSGGGSSAPLQAGDDGGCATTGRSSSGGGWIALLGLVALFRRRRVC; encoded by the coding sequence ATGATGCGCGCGACGTCGCTTCTGCTCGGCGCCGCGGCGCTCGCGGCTGCGTTGGGTGCCTCCTGCACGGCGCGAGCGATCACGCGCACCGAAGCGCTGGTCCGTGCGCGTGCCTTCGCCTACCACCCTTGGCGCATGGGGCCCGCGAACGCCACCGCCAGCTGCAACGCGGCATACAAGAGCGTCTACGCGCCGGGCGACTACTTGGGCTTGCCCTACGACTGGGGTGGGTACATGTCGCTCTTCACCTTCGATCAGCAAATCGCATCCGGCTACGGTGCGGGCTCCTATCCCGCCGATGGCATCTTGGACTGCACCGCAGGCCTCGATTGCTCCGGTTTCGTCAGCCAGTGCTGGCAGGCGGGGCACTACACCACGAGCAGTGTCGATCAGATCTCGTCGGTCATCGCGCAGAACGCGATGCTGGCTGGCGACATCTACAACGACGCGGGCAACCACATGGCCATGCACAGTCACCTGCTCGGGAGCGGTGAACCCGCCCTCTACGAGTCGGTGTTCTACAACGTGCACTACAGCCTGCCGGGTTGGAGCTGGCTCAATGGCTTCGTGCCGCGGCGCTACACGAACATCAGCGGGAGTTCCGCCGCCCAGCCTGATGGCACGACGGACAAGCCCATCGTCATAGGGTCGCTGCCCTTCGTGGACTCGCGCAACACCGCTCAGTCCCTGAGCGACGTGCTCGATGGTTGTGCCGCGAGCCCCTCCACGAAGGAAACCGGCCCCGAGTACATCTATCAAGTCGCCATCACCCAGCCCGGAAAGCTCACCGTGAGCGTCCAGGACGACGTGGGCGTGGACATCGACGTGCACCTGTACACCTCGATGAACACGAACGATTGCGTTGCGCGCGATGACACGACGCTCACCACCCAGGTCGACTGTGGCACCTACTACGTCGTGGCGGACACCTTCGCGAGTGCCAGCGGTTCCTACGCGGGTCAGTACTCGCTGAGCGTCACCTTCCAGCCCACGGGCGGCAGCTGCGGCAGCGGTCCGCCGAAGTATGCATTCAAGGGTGGCCTGGGCAGTCCCTGCGCGTACCCGGGCAATCAGTCGCTGCCCTTCTGCAATCCGAACTTGGGTGCGGACTCGTGCTTGTACACGCAGACGTCCAGCTTCTGCAGCGCGCCCTGTGCCACGGACGCAGACTGCAGCGCGCTCTCGGGTGGTTGCTGCCGCAGCATCGGCAACGGCGAGAAGTTCTGTGTGCCTGCTGCGCAGTGTGGTGGCGGTCCGACCGATGCTGGAGTCACGCCCAAGCCGGACTCGGGAGATCCCGTCGACGCGGGGCCCGGCAGCGCCGGTTTCGCTGGCGCTGGGGCCGGACCGGGCACCGCGGGGAGTGGTGCTTTCGGTGCCAGCAGCGGCACCGGGGCGGGCACAGGCTTCGGTGGGTTCGGTGCGCTGTCCAGCGGCGGCGGCAGCTCCGCACCTCTTCAAGCCGGCGATGACGGCGGTTGCGCTACGACCGGTCGCTCGTCCAGCGGCGGAGGCTGGATCGCGCTACTCGGATTGGTCGCACTGTTTCGGCGGCGTCGCGTCTGCTGA
- a CDS encoding thioesterase family protein: protein MQPLADFPVVIEFPLHWGEMDALGHVNNTRYFAWFESARIRTFERIGVDAAGPRSIGPILATTTCDFLRPITYPAHVRVGCRVTKLGTTSLTMDYAVLCAGDDALRARGSSVIVLVDYATGAKVPVPDDVRDAIAKLGPAR from the coding sequence ATGCAGCCGCTGGCAGACTTCCCCGTCGTCATCGAGTTCCCCCTGCACTGGGGCGAAATGGATGCCCTTGGCCACGTGAACAACACGCGGTACTTCGCCTGGTTCGAGTCGGCTCGTATTCGCACCTTCGAGCGCATCGGAGTCGACGCGGCCGGCCCGCGTAGCATCGGCCCAATCCTCGCCACGACCACGTGTGATTTCCTGCGACCCATCACCTACCCGGCCCACGTGCGAGTCGGCTGTCGCGTCACCAAGCTCGGCACCACGAGTCTGACCATGGACTACGCGGTGCTGTGCGCTGGCGACGACGCACTACGCGCTCGCGGCTCGTCGGTGATCGTCCTGGTGGACTACGCAACCGGCGCAAAGGTGCCCGTGCCGGACGACGTGCGCGACGCCATCGCCAAGCTGGGCCCCGCGCGATGA
- a CDS encoding NAD(P)-binding domain-containing protein, whose amino-acid sequence MSTYLLLGGIIALAVLLWLLWEWRDGVREAKQRDAAEDLAALGDVIPPSLHPVIDPNLCMGSGACVAVCPEHGPLGLIANRAVLVNPLGCVGHGACEAACPVSAIRLVFGTRTRGLELPKVSASFETNQPGIYIVGELGGMGLIRNAVSQGAQAAKNIVRGSDSGAQRRGASGALDAVVIGAGPAGISATLGLLEAGLTVQLVERDTLGGTITHYPRAKVAMTGDLDFPLFGRVNKKTMSKEQLVELWEQIRQKCQLPIVTGQLIETIRSEADGMWSVESTTQRLRAANVVLALGLRGSPRKLGAPGEESPKVTYRLIEPEPFEGKHVLVVGGGNSAVESALSLSDFGRCASVSISYRRDAFARCRGDNRRRIDEAIGAGRVKAFMPSTVTDIAADRVVLENGSGAHTIPNDAVIVQIGGTSPADLLKTFGVELVTKYAER is encoded by the coding sequence GTGTCGACGTACCTATTGCTCGGGGGGATCATCGCGCTGGCGGTACTGCTTTGGCTATTGTGGGAGTGGCGCGATGGAGTGCGCGAAGCCAAACAGCGAGACGCAGCCGAGGATCTTGCAGCGCTCGGCGACGTGATACCGCCCTCCCTCCATCCGGTGATCGATCCCAACCTTTGCATGGGGTCGGGGGCATGTGTGGCCGTTTGCCCGGAGCATGGGCCCCTTGGCTTGATTGCGAATCGCGCTGTGCTGGTGAATCCGCTCGGCTGCGTGGGGCACGGTGCGTGTGAGGCGGCCTGCCCAGTGAGCGCCATCCGGCTGGTGTTCGGCACACGCACTCGTGGGCTGGAGCTGCCGAAGGTGAGCGCGAGCTTCGAGACGAACCAGCCCGGGATCTACATCGTCGGCGAACTGGGCGGCATGGGGCTGATCCGAAACGCCGTCAGTCAAGGTGCGCAGGCTGCGAAGAACATCGTCCGGGGCAGTGATAGCGGTGCGCAACGTCGTGGCGCATCAGGCGCGTTGGATGCGGTGGTCATTGGTGCGGGGCCTGCGGGCATTTCCGCGACTCTGGGTCTGCTCGAAGCTGGGCTGACGGTGCAGCTGGTCGAGCGCGACACTCTGGGCGGGACCATCACCCACTACCCCCGGGCGAAAGTGGCCATGACAGGGGATCTCGACTTTCCGCTCTTTGGCCGAGTGAACAAGAAGACCATGTCCAAGGAGCAGCTGGTGGAACTCTGGGAGCAAATCCGACAGAAGTGCCAGCTGCCGATCGTCACAGGCCAGCTCATCGAGACCATTCGCTCCGAGGCGGATGGCATGTGGAGCGTGGAGTCGACGACTCAACGCCTACGCGCGGCAAACGTGGTCCTGGCGCTTGGCCTGCGCGGCAGCCCGCGCAAGCTGGGCGCACCCGGAGAGGAGTCGCCCAAGGTCACCTATCGGCTGATCGAGCCCGAGCCTTTCGAGGGCAAACACGTGTTGGTCGTCGGCGGTGGCAACAGCGCGGTGGAGTCGGCGCTTTCGCTGAGCGACTTCGGGCGCTGCGCCTCAGTCAGTATCAGCTACCGACGTGACGCCTTCGCGCGCTGCCGAGGTGACAATCGGCGTCGCATCGACGAAGCCATTGGCGCAGGTCGCGTCAAGGCGTTCATGCCGTCGACGGTCACCGACATCGCGGCGGATCGAGTGGTGCTCGAGAACGGCAGCGGCGCACACACCATTCCCAATGACGCGGTGATCGTCCAAATCGGCGGCACTTCGCCAGCGGATCTGCTCAAGACCTTCGGCGTCGAACTGGTCACCAAATACGCGGAACGCTGA
- a CDS encoding ATP-binding cassette domain-containing protein produces the protein MARLSVQGVSLRVAERVLFTDLRFEIEPGAWLGLVAPSGAGKTELLRALACLRDVDAGELRLDERTPAEVGYPSWRRRVTYLGQRSVMLKGTVRLNLERPFQYQSVGKSFDEALVRQRLERVGLGKAMLDQEARSLSVGEQQRVALVRALGIGPDVLLLDEPTSALDADSVKRVEAWLRELSEAGLAGAIVSHDPAQLERLGARRVVLAESGQVS, from the coding sequence GTGGCGCGACTGTCGGTGCAGGGCGTGAGCCTCCGCGTGGCGGAGCGAGTGCTTTTCACGGATCTCCGCTTCGAGATCGAGCCGGGCGCCTGGCTCGGACTCGTGGCGCCGAGCGGTGCGGGAAAGACGGAACTGCTCCGCGCTCTCGCCTGTCTGCGCGACGTGGACGCCGGGGAGCTGCGACTCGATGAGCGCACGCCGGCGGAGGTCGGCTATCCGAGCTGGCGCCGTCGCGTGACGTATCTGGGACAGCGTTCGGTGATGTTGAAGGGAACAGTGCGTCTCAACTTGGAGCGCCCTTTTCAGTATCAGAGCGTGGGGAAGAGCTTCGATGAAGCACTGGTTCGTCAACGGCTCGAGCGCGTGGGGCTGGGCAAGGCGATGCTCGATCAGGAGGCGCGGAGTCTTTCCGTCGGGGAGCAGCAGCGGGTGGCGCTGGTGCGCGCGCTCGGTATCGGGCCCGACGTGCTGCTGCTCGACGAGCCGACGAGTGCGCTCGATGCGGACAGCGTGAAACGAGTGGAAGCATGGCTTCGCGAGCTGAGCGAGGCGGGGCTTGCGGGCGCCATCGTCAGTCACGACCCGGCGCAACTCGAGCGCCTCGGGGCGCGGCGCGTGGTGTTGGCTGAGTCAGGGCAGGTGAGCTGA
- the fetB gene encoding iron export ABC transporter permease subunit FetB, whose amino-acid sequence MPGKGALPLGVLELSVAALLVLVAGLVSVALRLSLERKLLVASVRTVVQLGCVGYALAWVFRIESPWLLFGVLTVMTAAAGRAAVARSSRRFEGAQAYSFITLVLTGLLTTFAVTGAIIGVRPWYHAQYVIPLLGMVLGNSLTGVSLTLDSLLTELDEQRARVEMELALGASRWEAARDPLRDAARRGMIPILNSMTVVGIVSLPGMMTGQILEGADPLQAVKYQIVVMFMLAASTSLGCTGVVVFVFLRLFNDRHQLRAERIVESAKH is encoded by the coding sequence ATGCCGGGCAAGGGTGCACTGCCGCTGGGCGTCCTGGAGCTGTCGGTCGCGGCGCTGTTGGTGCTGGTGGCGGGCCTGGTGAGCGTGGCGCTGCGCCTGTCCCTCGAACGAAAGCTGCTCGTCGCGTCGGTGCGTACGGTGGTGCAGCTGGGATGCGTCGGCTACGCGTTGGCGTGGGTGTTTCGCATCGAGTCGCCGTGGCTGCTCTTCGGCGTGCTGACCGTGATGACCGCGGCGGCCGGGCGAGCCGCCGTCGCGCGGTCGAGTCGGCGCTTTGAAGGCGCGCAGGCGTACTCCTTCATCACTCTGGTTCTGACTGGACTGCTGACGACCTTCGCAGTGACCGGCGCGATCATCGGCGTGCGCCCTTGGTATCACGCGCAGTACGTAATTCCGCTGCTGGGCATGGTGCTGGGTAACTCCCTGACAGGCGTGTCGCTCACCTTGGACTCGCTCCTGACCGAGCTGGATGAGCAACGCGCGCGGGTAGAGATGGAGCTCGCGCTCGGCGCGTCGCGCTGGGAGGCGGCGCGCGACCCGCTGCGGGATGCGGCTCGACGCGGCATGATTCCCATCCTCAACAGCATGACGGTCGTCGGCATCGTCTCCCTGCCGGGGATGATGACGGGACAGATCTTGGAAGGCGCCGATCCGCTTCAGGCCGTGAAGTATCAGATCGTGGTGATGTTCATGCTGGCGGCCTCGACGTCCCTGGGCTGCACGGGCGTCGTGGTGTTCGTGTTCCTGCGCCTGTTCAACGACCGCCACCAGCTCCGCGCCGAGCGCATCGTCGAGTCCGCGAAGCACTGA
- a CDS encoding cytochrome c3 family protein produces MRRSDVLLGVVVLSGAFAGASCGELTSDDPHQKIADQDCAHCHIEEYKQATNPIHVGAMPTTCGDCHSEKAWHPSNFHHGFPLGGAHLTAKCNDCHTGDPPVYEGTPTVCYGCHKSDYENSPYPGHQTYPTTCQDCHSTIAWKPASPTEHPFPLAGAHASTPCDQCHVGNPPVYKGTPTVCVGCHKSDYDNSPYPGHQTFPTTCEQCHGTIAWVPASKVEHPWPLNGAHGAAACAECHVGNPPVYKGTPTNCVGCHKADYDSSPYPGHSTYPTTCDQCHGTNAWKPATPAEHPFPLDGAHAGTICAKCHTGNPPVYKGTPNTCVGCHKADYDSSPYPNHQTFATTCGDCHNTTAWKPATGGGHPETKFPVSTGAHSKFKCADCHNASLGPNGKGNADCVGCHTGTHARSKMDAKHKEVGKYPTGSAAPNFCLDCHPKGKN; encoded by the coding sequence ATGAGACGTAGCGATGTGCTTCTGGGGGTAGTGGTGCTCTCGGGGGCCTTCGCGGGCGCGTCTTGCGGCGAGCTGACCAGCGACGACCCCCATCAGAAGATCGCCGACCAGGACTGCGCTCACTGCCACATCGAGGAGTACAAGCAGGCGACCAACCCGATCCACGTGGGCGCCATGCCGACGACGTGTGGCGACTGCCATAGCGAGAAGGCGTGGCACCCGAGCAATTTCCACCACGGCTTTCCCCTCGGGGGCGCGCACCTCACAGCCAAGTGTAACGACTGTCACACCGGCGATCCGCCCGTGTACGAGGGGACGCCGACGGTCTGCTACGGCTGTCACAAGTCCGACTACGAGAACAGCCCGTACCCGGGCCACCAGACCTACCCAACGACCTGTCAGGACTGTCACAGCACCATCGCGTGGAAGCCTGCGTCGCCGACGGAGCACCCGTTCCCCCTCGCGGGCGCGCACGCTTCGACGCCCTGCGACCAGTGCCACGTCGGCAATCCCCCGGTGTACAAGGGCACGCCAACGGTGTGCGTCGGTTGTCACAAGTCGGACTACGACAACAGCCCGTATCCTGGGCACCAGACCTTCCCGACGACCTGCGAGCAGTGCCACGGCACCATCGCTTGGGTGCCCGCGTCGAAGGTGGAGCATCCCTGGCCGCTGAACGGCGCTCACGGCGCCGCCGCGTGTGCCGAGTGTCACGTGGGCAATCCGCCCGTGTACAAGGGCACGCCGACGAACTGCGTGGGTTGTCACAAGGCCGACTACGACAGCAGCCCGTACCCGGGCCATTCGACCTACCCCACGACCTGCGACCAGTGCCATGGCACCAACGCCTGGAAGCCGGCGACACCGGCAGAGCACCCATTCCCACTGGACGGCGCCCACGCCGGGACGATCTGCGCCAAGTGCCACACGGGCAATCCGCCGGTTTACAAGGGTACGCCGAACACCTGCGTCGGTTGTCACAAAGCGGACTACGACAGCAGCCCGTATCCGAATCATCAGACTTTCGCGACGACTTGCGGCGATTGCCACAACACGACGGCCTGGAAGCCCGCGACCGGCGGTGGTCACCCGGAAACGAAGTTCCCGGTGAGTACGGGTGCGCACTCGAAGTTCAAGTGTGCGGACTGCCACAACGCGAGCCTCGGTCCGAACGGCAAGGGCAACGCCGATTGCGTCGGCTGTCATACCGGCACGCATGCGCGATCCAAGATGGACGCGAAGCACAAGGAAGTTGGGAAATACCCGACAGGCTCAGCCGCGCCGAACTTCTGTCTCGATTGCCACCCCAAGGGCAAGAACTAG
- a CDS encoding phosphodiester glycosidase family protein: MNLSDFSYRFAGGEGSVWCVELNPAQVHLDLVQAERPKSLRDVVGARLPAGDYAVINGGFYGRDERPMGWVVARGKQLAPKTRSGGSGIFLLEAENRARIVHRDAKLPKELPQLGLQSIDRLVDDGSSLVRPRESAPRDARSAIVVHADGTVALALAFDTRAVARREGNAIYLGAASSSTGLTLGEWADLLARPRGKGGIGAKTALNLDGGLSSSMLVKLGEFEGAVHPHRATTNALVAVPR, from the coding sequence ATGAACCTGAGCGACTTCAGCTACCGCTTTGCCGGAGGAGAGGGCAGCGTGTGGTGCGTCGAGTTGAATCCGGCACAGGTGCACCTCGACCTGGTGCAAGCGGAGAGGCCGAAGAGCCTGCGTGACGTGGTGGGCGCGCGCCTGCCGGCCGGCGACTACGCGGTGATCAACGGGGGATTCTATGGTCGGGACGAGCGACCGATGGGCTGGGTCGTGGCACGGGGAAAGCAGCTTGCGCCGAAGACGCGCTCCGGTGGCTCGGGGATATTCCTGCTGGAAGCTGAGAATCGAGCTCGCATCGTTCACCGCGACGCGAAGCTGCCGAAGGAGCTTCCGCAGCTCGGCCTGCAGAGCATCGACCGCCTCGTCGACGACGGAAGCTCTCTCGTTCGTCCACGCGAGAGCGCTCCGCGCGACGCTCGGTCTGCCATCGTGGTCCACGCTGACGGCACCGTCGCACTCGCGCTCGCGTTCGACACGCGTGCGGTGGCCCGCCGCGAAGGAAACGCCATCTACCTGGGCGCCGCCAGTAGCAGCACGGGCTTGACCTTGGGGGAGTGGGCCGACTTGCTCGCCCGACCGCGAGGGAAGGGTGGCATCGGTGCCAAGACAGCGCTCAATCTCGACGGGGGATTGAGCAGCTCCATGTTGGTGAAACTGGGCGAGTTCGAGGGAGCGGTGCACCCTCACCGGGCGACCACGAATGCCCTCGTCGCCGTGCCGCGTTGA
- a CDS encoding cytochrome c3 family protein codes for MYRLWLHSLLAAVLCLLGSRAALAQLLSPGPLAGAHASLEGDENCTRCHTSGRGTSNGLCNNCHGNVTKQGMHARAFSGACARCHSDHRGRGFAMVRFSPNGFDHGQTGWPLRGAHGQTKCNKCHKSRSWIGVATACTACHKDPHDKRFGLNCLGCHNESNWKTVNLKQFNHNQSRFPLRGAHASAPCGNCHGSPARYRGLDFGNCTSCHKDPHGGRFSSTCTNCHNENSWHQISMKAGAHPGLSLANGHSRVNCRKCHDKGIYAPPTRGRACVNCHKPVHEADFGKSCHKCHASIKWLGLPRKTGLRAHDKTPFSLHGKHVDVACTGCHSPQKTTQQRFRELSFAKCRDCHQDAHGGEFAKRDGGECGGCHSDSGFRPSQFGIRAHASTGFALDGKHTAVPCSSCHTNSPKDGKRLDWRGAKRVCETCHENPHGTQFAKEMKQGGCKNCHSPLGWHSPRIDHRSWPLTGAHASAPCARCHTPTEADRKSGKGASYRGTARECEGCHADVHLGQFRLSKPVKKCSACHDTNRFKIKTFDHDKLAGYALEGRHAQLQCAKCHAKASVGGKTAARYRLGYSACRDCHADPHAEEGS; via the coding sequence ATGTACCGACTGTGGCTACATAGCCTGCTCGCAGCAGTGCTGTGCCTGCTCGGCTCCCGCGCGGCACTGGCGCAGTTGCTGAGCCCAGGTCCCTTGGCGGGCGCCCACGCCAGCCTCGAGGGCGACGAGAACTGCACGCGTTGTCATACCTCCGGCCGTGGCACCAGCAACGGCCTGTGCAACAACTGCCACGGCAACGTCACCAAGCAGGGCATGCACGCACGAGCGTTCTCTGGCGCTTGCGCGCGCTGCCACTCGGACCACCGCGGTCGCGGCTTTGCCATGGTGCGCTTCAGTCCGAACGGCTTCGACCATGGGCAGACGGGCTGGCCCCTTCGCGGCGCCCACGGGCAGACCAAGTGCAACAAGTGCCACAAATCGCGCTCCTGGATTGGTGTGGCCACGGCCTGCACGGCTTGCCACAAGGATCCCCACGACAAGCGCTTTGGCCTCAACTGCCTGGGCTGTCACAACGAGTCGAACTGGAAGACCGTCAATCTCAAGCAGTTCAACCACAATCAATCGCGCTTTCCGCTGCGCGGCGCGCACGCGTCGGCGCCCTGTGGCAACTGTCATGGCTCGCCGGCCCGCTACCGAGGCCTGGACTTCGGCAACTGCACCTCGTGCCACAAAGACCCGCACGGCGGTCGCTTCTCGAGCACTTGCACCAATTGTCACAACGAGAACTCCTGGCACCAGATCTCGATGAAGGCTGGGGCGCATCCGGGGCTGTCGTTGGCAAACGGTCATTCGCGGGTGAACTGTCGCAAGTGTCACGACAAGGGCATCTACGCACCGCCCACGCGCGGGCGCGCGTGCGTCAACTGCCACAAGCCCGTGCACGAGGCGGACTTCGGCAAGAGCTGTCACAAGTGCCACGCGTCCATCAAGTGGCTGGGCCTGCCGCGCAAGACGGGCCTTCGTGCCCACGACAAGACGCCCTTTTCGCTGCACGGCAAGCACGTGGACGTGGCGTGCACGGGCTGCCACTCACCGCAGAAGACGACTCAGCAACGCTTCCGAGAGCTGTCTTTCGCCAAGTGCCGGGACTGTCACCAGGACGCGCACGGCGGGGAGTTCGCCAAACGCGACGGCGGCGAGTGCGGTGGCTGCCACAGTGACAGCGGCTTTCGTCCGTCGCAATTCGGGATCCGCGCCCATGCCAGCACGGGCTTCGCACTGGACGGCAAACACACCGCCGTGCCGTGCTCTTCCTGCCACACGAATTCACCGAAGGACGGCAAGCGCCTGGATTGGCGCGGCGCGAAGCGCGTCTGCGAGACCTGCCACGAGAACCCGCACGGCACGCAGTTCGCGAAGGAGATGAAGCAGGGTGGCTGCAAGAACTGCCATTCGCCCCTCGGCTGGCACTCGCCGCGCATCGACCACCGCAGCTGGCCGCTGACGGGCGCGCATGCCTCGGCGCCCTGCGCCCGCTGCCATACGCCGACCGAGGCGGACCGCAAGAGTGGCAAGGGCGCCAGCTATCGCGGCACGGCGCGAGAATGCGAAGGCTGCCACGCCGACGTGCACCTGGGACAGTTTCGGCTGAGCAAGCCGGTGAAGAAGTGCTCGGCCTGTCACGACACCAACCGCTTCAAGATCAAGACGTTCGACCACGACAAGCTGGCCGGTTACGCTCTGGAAGGGCGTCACGCGCAGCTACAATGTGCGAAATGCCACGCCAAGGCCTCGGTGGGAGGCAAGACGGCCGCTCGCTACCGCCTTGGGTACTCGGCCTGTCGTGATTGCCATGCGGATCCCCACGCGGAGGAGGGATCATGA